A genomic region of Dactylococcopsis salina PCC 8305 contains the following coding sequences:
- a CDS encoding Mpo1-like protein → MSYFQEAKTHFIASHQNPINQALHHIVNILVFVGIGYLFIDWRVALLCGVLTQVLAIGGHIVFEKNEPAFKQYPGIVIIVSMIWSFENWFGLRQLLQQTRQESH, encoded by the coding sequence TTGAGTTACTTCCAAGAAGCAAAAACCCACTTCATCGCGAGTCACCAAAATCCAATTAATCAGGCGTTACACCATATTGTTAATATCCTCGTGTTTGTCGGAATTGGTTATTTGTTCATTGACTGGCGAGTTGCGTTACTTTGCGGTGTGTTAACCCAAGTGTTAGCTATTGGCGGACACATTGTTTTTGAGAAAAATGAACCAGCATTCAAACAATATCCAGGCATTGTGATCATCGTTTCTATGATTTGGTCATTTGAAAACTGGTTTGGGTTACGTCAGTTACTACAACAGACGCGACAAGAATCTCATTAA
- a CDS encoding sterol desaturase family protein, producing the protein MILIISFVSAFVVASLVEYWIHRLMHASQKLGERHRDHHRRNEGQGVLWEFLDYVKGSAIVMLLPFLISWEVGMGWLLGALSYSIFSAYAHQLQHDNPTKCFWMKMPVHYVHHKYGMWHHNFGLGVDWWDHVFGTYKPVDWLTEKEVSQASGYFALKWW; encoded by the coding sequence ATGATTTTAATTATTAGCTTTGTTAGTGCTTTTGTCGTTGCGAGTTTGGTGGAATACTGGATTCATCGGTTGATGCACGCTTCCCAAAAATTAGGAGAACGTCACCGAGATCATCACCGTCGTAATGAAGGACAAGGGGTTCTCTGGGAATTCCTAGACTATGTTAAGGGTAGCGCGATCGTGATGCTCTTGCCATTTTTAATCTCATGGGAAGTGGGAATGGGCTGGTTACTCGGTGCGTTATCTTATTCGATTTTTTCCGCTTACGCCCATCAACTGCAACATGACAACCCAACAAAATGTTTCTGGATGAAAATGCCAGTCCACTATGTTCATCATAAATATGGAATGTGGCATCATAATTTTGGCTTAGGAGTTGACTGGTGGGATCATGTTTTCGGAACTTACAAACCAGTCGATTGGTTGACAGAAAAGGAAGTGTCCCAAGCGTCTGGGTATTTTGCCCTCAAGTGGTGGTAA
- a CDS encoding amidohydrolase family protein produces the protein MYNGLLVIDADAHKLENPLIMRDYLEPEYRDRIGLVVDSLGDQRAKVVDWNPETKTNDFVRMFPKPQGLGRGVFRGLNPETTLGAMFNKVRLEHMDQEGIDVHTIYGTLNLIFSSILDKDLAVALCKAYNNYMADDCKGYDNRIQPVGVICLQDVEEAVKEMYRCVNELGMISVAVAPNLPIPHPKAPDAFPEIRTCKAISHPDFRPILQAAVDLDIGLGIHGGPGSDMIGGLADHMETFVLSHIFVQRNQQQMALARMVFDGAFEQFPTLRVGFLEGGCGWIPDLAHAFHEHWEKRIRDFDPKNPYRPSLMDFTKLMIQEQGNENNVNIISQARNLFDLLWNKHSDPTKIEDSSLYEHYDLRDRDPLDYFKRGQIFASFESDDPGPSYLPQAMGEVGKHIACFSGDYGHWDGVLKGCVTEAATIADYDRDYLAMLLGGNALKLYGQRLRNVLPENLAVAATR, from the coding sequence ATGTATAACGGCTTATTAGTCATCGACGCAGATGCCCATAAATTAGAAAATCCCCTGATTATGCGGGATTACTTAGAACCAGAATACCGCGATCGCATCGGGTTAGTGGTTGATAGTTTAGGCGATCAACGGGCGAAAGTTGTCGATTGGAATCCAGAAACCAAAACCAACGATTTCGTTCGGATGTTTCCGAAACCTCAAGGATTAGGAAGAGGGGTTTTTCGGGGGCTAAATCCTGAAACGACATTAGGGGCGATGTTTAATAAAGTGCGCCTCGAACACATGGATCAGGAAGGAATTGATGTTCACACCATCTACGGCACGCTGAACCTGATCTTCTCTAGTATCCTTGATAAAGACCTCGCTGTTGCCCTATGTAAAGCCTACAACAACTACATGGCGGATGATTGTAAGGGGTATGACAATCGCATTCAACCAGTCGGTGTCATCTGCTTACAAGATGTGGAGGAAGCGGTTAAGGAAATGTATCGCTGTGTTAACGAATTAGGGATGATTTCTGTGGCGGTTGCGCCCAATCTCCCAATTCCTCATCCGAAAGCGCCAGACGCTTTCCCTGAAATTCGCACTTGTAAAGCAATTTCTCACCCTGATTTCCGTCCCATCCTCCAAGCTGCAGTTGATCTAGATATTGGCTTAGGGATTCACGGTGGCCCCGGTTCCGACATGATCGGCGGACTTGCGGATCACATGGAAACCTTTGTTCTCAGTCATATTTTTGTTCAACGTAACCAACAACAGATGGCGTTGGCGCGAATGGTGTTTGATGGGGCGTTTGAACAGTTCCCGACTCTACGGGTGGGTTTCTTAGAGGGAGGTTGTGGTTGGATTCCTGATCTCGCTCATGCTTTCCATGAACACTGGGAAAAACGGATTCGTGATTTTGATCCAAAAAATCCCTATCGTCCCTCTCTGATGGATTTTACTAAGTTGATGATTCAAGAGCAGGGGAACGAAAATAATGTTAATATCATTTCCCAAGCGCGGAATCTGTTTGATCTGTTGTGGAATAAACACAGTGATCCGACAAAAATTGAGGATAGCAGTCTTTATGAACATTATGATCTGCGCGATCGCGATCCGTTAGATTATTTTAAACGAGGACAGATTTTTGCGTCGTTTGAGTCTGATGATCCAGGTCCTTCTTATCTTCCCCAAGCAATGGGTGAAGTCGGTAAACATATCGCTTGCTTCTCTGGTGATTATGGTCATTGGGATGGTGTGTTAAAAGGCTGTGTGACTGAGGCGGCGACAATTGCTGATTACGATCGAGATTACCTTGCTATGTTACTCGGTGGTAATGCTTTGAAATTGTACGGTCAACGGTTACGCAATGTTCTTCCTGAAAATTTAGCGGTCGCAGCAACTCGCTAG
- a CDS encoding Uma2 family endonuclease: MYSYTLKTAPILALNDEQFCQLSQANPELKLERSPQGNLIIMSPTGGETGNKNAELIGEFIIWNREKKQGKVFDSSTGFKLPNGAIRSPDVAWIEQIRWEQLSAESRQTFPNLAPDFILELKSATDRLSTLQAKLEEYVENGVKLAWLINPTEKQVEIYRQGKEKEVLDNPKTLSGENILEDFCLDLSLVWQ; the protein is encoded by the coding sequence ATGTATTCTTACACCTTAAAAACCGCTCCCATACTAGCACTAAATGATGAACAATTCTGCCAACTTTCCCAAGCTAATCCTGAATTAAAACTAGAAAGAAGTCCACAAGGAAACTTAATTATCATGTCACCGACTGGTGGGGAAACGGGAAATAAAAACGCTGAACTGATTGGTGAATTTATTATTTGGAATCGAGAGAAAAAGCAGGGAAAAGTCTTTGATTCTTCCACTGGTTTTAAACTTCCCAATGGCGCGATTCGTTCTCCTGATGTGGCGTGGATTGAACAGATAAGATGGGAACAATTATCAGCAGAATCCCGACAGACTTTTCCGAACCTTGCTCCAGATTTTATCTTAGAATTAAAGTCAGCGACCGATCGACTCTCGACTTTACAAGCAAAATTAGAAGAGTATGTGGAAAATGGCGTAAAACTCGCTTGGTTAATTAATCCCACTGAAAAACAAGTAGAAATTTACCGTCAGGGAAAAGAGAAAGAAGTTTTAGACAATCCCAAAACCCTTTCTGGGGAGAATATCTTAGAAGATTTCTGCTTAGATTTAAGTCTCGTTTGGCAATAA
- the menB gene encoding 1,4-dihydroxy-2-naphthoyl-CoA synthase, with protein sequence MTSNWQKVKEYEDIIYEQGDGIAKLTINRPDKRNAFRPKTVFELYDAIARIREDTSIGVVLLTGAGPHTDGKYAFCSGGDQSIRGKAGYIDDEGTPRLNVLDLQRAVRSLPKVVIALVAGYAIGGGHVLHLICDLTIAADNAIFGQTGPKVGSFDGGFGASYLARIVGQKKAREIWFLCRQYTAQDALEMGLVNTVVPVEQLEAEGINWANEILEKSPTAIRCLKAAFNADCDGQMGLQELAGNATLLYYMTEEGSEGKQAFLEKRKPNFRDYPWLP encoded by the coding sequence ATGACAAGCAACTGGCAAAAGGTTAAAGAATACGAAGACATCATTTATGAACAGGGAGATGGTATCGCTAAACTAACCATTAATCGCCCTGACAAACGCAATGCGTTTCGCCCGAAAACGGTTTTTGAACTGTATGACGCGATCGCGCGAATTAGAGAAGACACAAGCATTGGAGTGGTTTTATTAACTGGCGCGGGACCTCATACAGATGGGAAATATGCCTTTTGTTCTGGTGGTGATCAAAGTATTCGGGGGAAAGCAGGATATATCGACGATGAAGGAACACCGCGTCTAAATGTGTTAGATTTACAACGCGCCGTTCGTTCTTTGCCGAAGGTTGTCATTGCTTTAGTTGCTGGTTATGCCATTGGTGGCGGTCATGTTTTACATTTAATTTGTGATTTAACGATCGCGGCGGACAATGCAATTTTCGGGCAAACGGGACCAAAAGTTGGTAGTTTTGACGGTGGCTTTGGGGCAAGTTATTTAGCGCGAATTGTGGGGCAGAAAAAAGCAAGGGAAATCTGGTTTTTGTGTCGTCAATACACAGCCCAAGACGCATTAGAGATGGGGTTAGTCAATACTGTCGTGCCAGTGGAACAATTGGAAGCAGAAGGAATCAATTGGGCGAACGAGATTTTAGAAAAAAGTCCGACTGCCATTCGTTGTTTGAAAGCGGCGTTTAATGCTGACTGTGATGGGCAAATGGGATTACAAGAACTGGCTGGCAATGCCACTTTGTTATATTACATGACAGAAGAAGGAAGTGAGGGCAAACAGGCGTTTCTAGAAAAACGAAAGCCTAATTTCCGAGATTATCCTTGGTTACCTTAA
- the ltrA gene encoding group II intron reverse transcriptase/maturase yields MSQIRYKCDARTKTFLMLWLGFGFNLMAETEWNQIDWKEVEIRVFKLQKRIYRASQSGDVARVHKLQKLLLRSWCAKLLAVRRISQDNQGKNTAGIDGVKSLSPKQRLSLAESLTLTGKGESLRRVWIPKPGRKEKRGLGIPVMEDRARQALLKLALEPEWEAKFEPNSYGFRPGRSCHDAGEAIYKAINLKPKWVLDADISKCFDRINHNVLLQKLNTTPIMARQIRAWLKSGVLDRGDWMPTNEGTPQGGVISPLLANIALHGLEEYIKQWTETWKGRKEKNRKSISLIRYADDFVVLHKDKSIIQQAKMLIEQWLHGLGLEISESKTRVCHTLHETDETKAGFDFLGWNIRQYKVGKHHSGKTAHKEILGFKTIIKPSDKNIKTHYEKIVEALDSMRGKSQEVIIDKLNPIIRGWCSYHKTVCSKETFQHIDHLVYNKLNRWIKRRHPNKTPKWCKERYFHLTKEKDLAKEDRKDKWVFSTPSDVPNSPVAGTHELWKHAWTPIERHIKIEGTRSPFDGDWRYWSKRRGEYPGISKRVATLMKRQEGKCTRCGLYVKDEDVVEVDHIVPKAEGGKDHYKNLQLLHRHCHHQKTAEDRQRQMDNKGQKEAQKKTKKGRKSETKQRSSVRTA; encoded by the coding sequence ATGAGCCAAATTAGGTATAAATGTGATGCTCGGACAAAGACCTTCTTAATGCTCTGGTTAGGCTTTGGATTTAATCTCATGGCTGAGACGGAGTGGAATCAAATTGACTGGAAGGAGGTTGAAATACGAGTGTTTAAGCTCCAAAAGCGGATTTATCGAGCTTCTCAAAGTGGTGACGTGGCTAGAGTTCACAAACTCCAAAAATTATTGTTACGGTCTTGGTGCGCCAAACTCCTAGCGGTACGGCGCATTTCGCAGGATAATCAGGGTAAAAATACCGCAGGGATAGATGGAGTGAAAAGCCTAAGTCCTAAACAACGGTTAAGCCTTGCAGAAAGCCTAACTCTTACAGGGAAAGGTGAATCCTTAAGACGGGTCTGGATTCCAAAACCAGGTCGCAAAGAAAAACGTGGCTTGGGTATTCCAGTAATGGAAGACCGTGCGAGGCAAGCACTCCTAAAATTGGCTTTAGAACCAGAATGGGAGGCTAAATTTGAGCCAAATTCGTACGGATTCAGACCAGGACGTTCTTGCCATGATGCTGGTGAAGCAATATACAAAGCGATTAATCTGAAACCTAAATGGGTTTTAGATGCTGATATTTCAAAATGCTTCGACCGCATAAATCACAACGTTCTCTTACAAAAATTAAATACAACCCCGATCATGGCTCGACAAATTCGAGCTTGGTTGAAATCTGGGGTCTTAGATAGAGGTGATTGGATGCCAACAAATGAAGGGACACCACAAGGAGGGGTAATTAGTCCATTATTGGCAAATATAGCCCTACATGGACTTGAGGAGTACATTAAACAATGGACTGAAACTTGGAAAGGACGAAAAGAGAAAAATCGAAAAAGTATCTCCCTTATCAGGTATGCAGATGATTTCGTTGTTCTCCATAAAGATAAATCCATCATCCAACAAGCAAAAATGCTGATTGAACAGTGGTTACATGGCTTAGGCTTAGAAATAAGCGAGAGCAAGACGAGAGTTTGCCACACCTTGCATGAAACGGATGAAACGAAAGCAGGGTTTGACTTTCTTGGATGGAATATCCGACAATACAAAGTCGGGAAACATCATTCGGGAAAAACAGCACATAAGGAAATTCTCGGATTCAAAACAATAATTAAACCTAGCGACAAGAATATAAAAACACATTATGAAAAGATTGTTGAAGCGTTAGATTCAATGAGAGGTAAATCCCAAGAGGTTATCATTGATAAACTTAACCCCATAATTAGGGGTTGGTGCAGCTATCACAAAACAGTCTGCTCTAAAGAAACGTTCCAACACATAGACCATCTAGTCTATAACAAATTAAATCGCTGGATAAAACGCCGTCATCCTAACAAAACCCCTAAATGGTGTAAAGAAAGATACTTTCATTTGACTAAGGAGAAAGATTTAGCAAAAGAAGATAGAAAAGATAAATGGGTCTTCTCAACCCCTTCTGATGTACCAAATTCTCCTGTTGCGGGTACGCACGAACTGTGGAAACACGCATGGACACCAATTGAAAGACATATAAAAATCGAGGGTACGAGGTCTCCTTTCGATGGAGATTGGCGGTACTGGAGTAAACGTCGGGGTGAATACCCTGGTATATCTAAAAGGGTCGCTACCCTGATGAAACGTCAGGAAGGCAAATGTACCCGTTGTGGACTTTACGTTAAGGATGAAGATGTAGTGGAGGTTGACCACATCGTCCCTAAAGCTGAGGGGGGCAAAGACCATTACAAGAATTTACAGTTACTTCATCGTCATTGTCACCATCAGAAAACTGCCGAAGACCGACAACGACAAATGGATAATAAGGGACAAAAAGAAGCCCAAAAGAAAACCAAAAAAGGTCGTAAATCGGAAACTAAGCAGAGGAGTTCTGTTAGAACAGCGTAG
- a CDS encoding NAD(P)H-quinone oxidoreductase subunit N: MDFTSNVSAQLNAGLILPEGIVIITLLIVLVGDLIVGREGARVLPYIGIGGLLTSIAVLYLQWNTENPIALLGSFSADDLSIVFRSIIALSTAVTILMSIRYVEQTGSALSEFITILLTATVGAMFLSGANELVMIFVALETLSISSYLMTGYMKRDSRSNEAALKYLLIGAASSAVFLYGSSLLYGLSGGETSLPKIAAGIAQTEGGELAGAIALVFMIAGIAFKISAVPFHQWTPDVYEGSPTPVVAFLSVGSKAAGFALAIRLLVVAFPLEQPQWRLIFTALAILSMILGNAVALAQSSMKRLLAYSSIGQAGFVMIGMVAATEAGYASMIFYLLVYLFMNLGAFTGVILFSLRTGSDQITDYAGLYQKDPLLTLGLSICLLSLGGIPPLAGFFGKIYLFWAGWQAGLYGLVILGLVTSVISIYYYIRVVKMMVVKEPQEMSEAIQNYPVLRWNLPGMRPLQVGLVFSLVVTSLAGILSNPLFSVANASVQNTEFLQGVSGVQEAKAESDQLSLNPTAPAILDK, translated from the coding sequence ATGGACTTTACAAGTAATGTTTCTGCTCAACTTAACGCGGGGTTAATTCTTCCCGAAGGCATTGTCATCATTACCCTTCTGATTGTTTTAGTGGGTGATTTGATTGTTGGACGTGAAGGCGCTCGTGTACTGCCTTATATTGGAATTGGTGGGTTACTCACTTCGATCGCGGTGCTTTATTTGCAATGGAACACCGAAAACCCGATCGCCCTCTTAGGGAGTTTTAGCGCCGATGATCTCAGCATTGTTTTCCGTAGCATCATCGCCCTTTCCACTGCGGTAACAATTTTAATGTCAATTCGGTATGTCGAGCAAACTGGATCGGCGCTTTCAGAATTTATTACCATTTTGTTAACCGCTACCGTCGGCGCGATGTTCCTGTCGGGTGCGAATGAATTGGTGATGATTTTTGTCGCTTTAGAAACCCTCAGTATCTCCTCTTACCTGATGACGGGATACATGAAACGGGATTCTCGTTCCAATGAAGCCGCCTTAAAATATCTCCTGATTGGGGCTGCCAGTTCCGCCGTTTTCCTCTACGGTTCTTCTCTACTCTACGGATTATCGGGAGGCGAAACCAGTTTACCCAAAATTGCCGCTGGTATAGCCCAAACAGAAGGGGGCGAACTGGCTGGGGCGATCGCGCTGGTGTTTATGATTGCGGGAATTGCCTTCAAAATCTCTGCTGTTCCCTTCCACCAATGGACACCTGATGTTTATGAAGGATCACCAACGCCTGTGGTTGCTTTCCTTTCTGTGGGTTCAAAAGCTGCTGGCTTCGCCCTTGCCATTCGTTTGTTAGTAGTGGCGTTCCCCCTCGAACAACCGCAGTGGCGTTTGATTTTTACGGCTTTGGCGATTCTCAGTATGATCTTAGGAAACGCGGTGGCTCTTGCTCAAAGTAGCATGAAACGGCTACTGGCGTACTCCTCGATCGGACAAGCAGGATTCGTTATGATTGGCATGGTTGCCGCCACCGAAGCGGGATATGCCAGTATGATTTTCTACTTGCTGGTATATTTATTTATGAACCTCGGTGCTTTTACTGGGGTGATTCTCTTCTCCCTCCGCACGGGAAGCGACCAAATCACCGATTATGCGGGACTTTATCAAAAAGACCCCTTACTCACTCTCGGTTTAAGTATTTGCTTACTTTCCCTCGGTGGGATTCCGCCGTTAGCTGGATTTTTCGGTAAAATCTATCTCTTCTGGGCAGGTTGGCAAGCTGGTTTATATGGTTTAGTAATTTTGGGACTGGTGACAAGCGTGATCTCGATTTATTACTACATCCGCGTCGTCAAAATGATGGTGGTAAAAGAACCACAAGAAATGTCAGAAGCGATTCAAAATTATCCTGTACTGCGTTGGAATCTGCCAGGAATGCGTCCTTTACAAGTGGGATTAGTCTTTTCTCTGGTTGTCACCTCTTTAGCTGGAATTTTGTCGAATCCTCTCTTTAGCGTTGCTAATGCGTCTGTGCAAAATACAGAATTTTTGCAAGGTGTCTCTGGTGTACAAGAAGCGAAAGCGGAATCAGATCAACTTTCCCTCAACCCCACTGCACCTGCTATTCTAGACAAATAA
- a CDS encoding methyltransferase domain-containing protein produces MNSFVLTFGIAALLFSTGLVSYLATARRYQSSDSVANSYDEWTEDGILEFYWGEHIHLGHYGTPPQRKDFLQAKADFVHEMARWGGLDKLPAGTSVLDVGCGIGGSSRILAQNYGFNVTGVTISPQQVKRAQELTPGGLSAKFMVDDAMSLSFPDGSFDVVWSIETGPHIPDKESFAKELLRVVKPGGLLVVADWNQRDVRQKPLNAWEKPVMRQLLDQWSHPEFSSIEGFSETLEATGFVEGKVITDDWTQATLPSWLDSIWQGIVRPRGLVKFGVYGFIKSLREVPTLLLMRLAFGTGLCRFGMFRAVRTNQ; encoded by the coding sequence ATGAACTCATTCGTACTAACCTTTGGCATAGCCGCCTTATTATTCAGCACCGGTCTTGTGTCGTATCTAGCCACTGCTAGGCGTTACCAATCCTCCGATTCTGTCGCCAACTCCTATGACGAATGGACAGAAGACGGCATCCTAGAATTTTATTGGGGAGAACATATCCATCTCGGTCATTATGGCACACCACCACAGAGAAAAGACTTCTTACAAGCCAAAGCCGACTTTGTCCATGAAATGGCGCGTTGGGGAGGGTTAGACAAACTTCCTGCTGGTACATCAGTTTTAGATGTCGGCTGTGGAATCGGCGGAAGTAGTCGGATTCTTGCCCAAAATTATGGGTTTAATGTTACTGGCGTTACCATTAGTCCGCAACAAGTGAAACGAGCGCAAGAACTCACTCCCGGTGGCTTGAGCGCTAAATTTATGGTGGATGATGCCATGTCCCTCTCTTTTCCCGATGGTAGCTTTGATGTCGTTTGGTCGATCGAAACTGGACCCCATATTCCCGACAAAGAAAGTTTTGCCAAGGAATTACTGCGTGTCGTCAAACCTGGAGGTTTATTAGTGGTTGCGGACTGGAATCAGCGAGATGTTCGGCAAAAACCGCTTAATGCTTGGGAGAAACCCGTGATGCGACAACTACTAGATCAATGGTCACATCCCGAATTTTCCAGTATTGAAGGATTTTCCGAAACCTTAGAAGCAACTGGCTTCGTAGAAGGAAAAGTGATCACAGATGATTGGACACAAGCCACCCTTCCCTCATGGCTAGATTCAATTTGGCAAGGAATTGTACGACCCAGAGGTTTAGTGAAATTTGGCGTTTATGGGTTTATTAAATCTTTGAGAGAAGTTCCCACCTTACTCTTAATGCGACTTGCATTTGGCACGGGGCTTTGTCGTTTCGGAATGTTTCGCGCTGTCCGCACCAACCAGTAG
- a CDS encoding alpha-amylase/alpha-mannosidase: MAYPLYVAFVWHQHQPLYYSASGQYHLPWVRLHGTKDYLDLMLLLQRYPQLHQTVNLVPTLIRQLEDYSKGNALDPYLNLTLTPENRLDRAKRQYIIDHFFDGNYRTLIDPHPRYRQLYEQRKNHGAVWCLHHWTQQDYSDLLAWHNLAWIDPLFWSDPEIAAWLEKGKNFTLRDRQKIYAKQLEIIRQIIPQHKRMQENGQLELITSPYTHPILPLLADTNITLIALPEITLPQHRFQWEEDIPRHLENAKAVYQSHFETQPQGIWPSELAISPQILPHLADAGFKWFCSDEAILGWTLKHFFHRNEQGTLYAPELLYRPYRLPTEHGDLAVVFRDHRLSDLIGFTYSKLSPKAAANDFIQHLDAIGASLGEPIEQPWLVTIALDGENCWEQYQQDGKPFLEALYQRLSDHPGLELVTVSEFIEQYPPTATLPSEQLHSGSWVDGNLNTWIGDPIKNRAWDLLTAARETLAQHPEATPENNPDAYEALYAAEGSDWFWWFGEGHSSNQDAIFDQLFRDHLAKIYQSLSLPIPHELKQPLESHQRKKSHPPLSFIHPFIDGIADEQDWDKAGRIDIATSGAMHQNSDITRLWYGLDHLNFYFRFDFKKGGQPGTNLPPELHLFWFYPGVTLLNSRLPLQNVPQHPPLDYFYHHHLGINIVEEIVWLEEATDNNRWFGRRTRAKFHFNECLELSVPWEDLGMSPDIFMNIIVVFSDHAQFRSYYPEKEFIVLQIP; this comes from the coding sequence ATGGCTTATCCTCTCTACGTCGCCTTTGTTTGGCATCAGCATCAACCGCTTTACTATTCTGCTTCGGGACAATATCATCTGCCTTGGGTGCGACTTCATGGCACAAAAGACTATCTCGATTTGATGCTGCTGTTACAGCGCTATCCTCAACTCCATCAAACGGTTAATTTAGTCCCCACCCTGATTCGTCAGTTAGAAGATTATAGCAAGGGGAATGCGCTTGATCCTTATCTTAATCTCACTTTAACCCCAGAAAATCGCCTCGATCGAGCGAAACGTCAATATATCATCGATCACTTTTTTGATGGAAATTATCGCACCCTCATCGATCCCCATCCTCGTTACCGACAACTCTACGAACAACGCAAAAATCACGGTGCGGTTTGGTGTTTACATCATTGGACACAACAGGATTATAGTGATCTCCTCGCTTGGCACAATTTAGCTTGGATTGATCCCTTATTTTGGAGTGATCCAGAAATTGCCGCTTGGTTGGAAAAAGGCAAAAACTTCACCCTGCGCGATCGACAAAAAATTTACGCCAAACAACTGGAAATCATCCGTCAGATTATCCCTCAACACAAGCGGATGCAAGAAAACGGACAACTGGAACTGATCACTAGCCCTTACACTCATCCCATCCTCCCGCTACTAGCTGATACCAATATCACATTGATCGCCCTTCCTGAGATCACCCTTCCTCAACATCGGTTTCAATGGGAAGAAGATATTCCCCGTCACCTAGAAAACGCAAAAGCGGTTTATCAATCCCACTTTGAAACCCAACCGCAAGGGATTTGGCCCTCAGAACTTGCCATTAGTCCTCAAATTCTCCCGCATCTCGCCGATGCTGGCTTTAAATGGTTTTGTTCCGATGAAGCGATTTTAGGTTGGACACTCAAGCATTTTTTCCACCGCAACGAACAGGGAACTCTCTACGCACCAGAATTATTATATCGTCCCTATCGTCTCCCCACTGAACACGGTGATTTAGCCGTTGTTTTCCGAGATCATCGCTTATCCGACTTAATTGGCTTTACCTACAGTAAACTCTCTCCCAAAGCGGCGGCAAATGATTTTATTCAGCATTTAGACGCGATCGGTGCTAGTCTAGGAGAACCGATCGAACAGCCCTGGTTAGTGACGATCGCCCTTGATGGAGAAAACTGTTGGGAACAATACCAACAAGACGGAAAACCCTTCTTAGAAGCATTATATCAACGCCTCAGTGACCATCCTGGTCTTGAATTAGTCACCGTCTCCGAATTTATCGAACAGTATCCCCCCACTGCGACCCTACCCAGCGAACAACTCCACAGTGGATCATGGGTTGATGGTAATCTCAACACTTGGATCGGTGATCCCATTAAAAACCGCGCTTGGGACTTATTAACCGCCGCCAGAGAAACCTTAGCCCAACATCCCGAAGCCACACCCGAAAATAATCCCGACGCTTATGAAGCATTATATGCCGCCGAAGGATCAGATTGGTTTTGGTGGTTTGGGGAAGGACATTCTTCCAATCAAGACGCTATTTTTGACCAACTGTTTCGAGATCATTTAGCTAAAATCTATCAATCTCTCAGCTTACCCATTCCCCATGAATTAAAACAGCCTCTAGAATCGCATCAACGGAAAAAATCTCATCCCCCTTTAAGTTTTATTCATCCTTTTATTGACGGTATAGCAGACGAACAAGACTGGGATAAAGCAGGAAGAATCGATATTGCAACCAGTGGCGCAATGCACCAAAATAGCGATATCACAAGACTATGGTATGGTTTAGATCATCTCAACTTTTATTTTCGATTTGACTTCAAAAAAGGAGGACAACCTGGAACCAATTTACCCCCAGAATTACATCTATTTTGGTTTTATCCAGGTGTTACCTTATTAAACAGTCGCCTTCCCTTACAGAATGTTCCTCAACACCCCCCGCTTGATTATTTCTATCATCATCATTTAGGGATTAATATTGTCGAAGAAATCGTCTGGTTAGAAGAAGCAACAGACAATAATCGCTGGTTTGGTCGTCGTACTCGCGCCAAATTTCACTTTAATGAATGTTTAGAATTATCAGTTCCCTGGGAAGATTTAGGAATGTCTCCCGATATTTTTATGAATATTATTGTTGTGTTTAGCGATCACGCTCAATTTCGCAGTTATTATCCTGAAAAAGAGTTTATTGTTTTACAAATTCCTTAA